The Desulfobotulus mexicanus genome includes a region encoding these proteins:
- a CDS encoding YbgA family protein, protein MPQTITLGISSCLLGNNVRYDGGHQRDLYLINTLGQYVEYVPVCPEVECGMPIPRESLRLVGSPENPRLITRKSGEDHTQKMQDWAADRLDALEKENLSGFIFKSKSPSSGMERVKVYSETGNTATKNGVGVFAKAFMERFPLIPVEEDGRMHDPVLRENFIIRIFALTRWRKARQSMKLADLVSFHTDNKLLILGHSTEHYREMGRLVAKGKEMGRESLFQEYEKLLLTALSRKSTRKKNTNVLQHMLGYFKRLLPDAERHELLDIITRYHDGQLPLIVPITLFSHHVRKYDVEYLARQTYLTPHPAELALRNHV, encoded by the coding sequence ATGCCCCAGACCATCACCCTTGGTATCAGCTCCTGTCTTCTGGGAAATAATGTCCGGTATGACGGTGGGCACCAGAGAGATCTCTATCTCATCAATACTCTTGGCCAGTATGTGGAATATGTGCCTGTCTGCCCGGAAGTGGAATGCGGCATGCCCATTCCAAGGGAATCCCTGCGCCTTGTGGGCAGTCCGGAAAATCCCCGTCTCATCACCCGTAAAAGCGGAGAAGATCATACACAAAAGATGCAGGACTGGGCAGCAGATCGGCTGGATGCACTGGAAAAAGAAAATCTCAGCGGCTTTATCTTTAAATCAAAATCCCCTAGCTCCGGTATGGAACGGGTCAAGGTTTACAGTGAAACGGGCAATACGGCCACAAAAAACGGAGTGGGGGTTTTTGCAAAGGCTTTCATGGAACGATTCCCCCTGATTCCTGTAGAAGAAGATGGAAGGATGCATGATCCTGTTCTTCGTGAAAATTTCATTATACGGATTTTTGCCCTGACCCGCTGGCGCAAAGCAAGGCAGAGCATGAAGCTTGCTGATCTTGTTTCTTTTCATACGGACAACAAACTGCTGATTCTCGGCCACAGTACAGAACATTACAGAGAAATGGGAAGGCTTGTGGCAAAGGGAAAAGAAATGGGAAGGGAGAGCCTGTTTCAGGAATATGAAAAACTGCTGCTGACAGCTTTGTCACGAAAAAGTACACGTAAAAAAAACACCAATGTGCTGCAGCACATGCTGGGGTACTTCAAGCGATTGCTTCCGGATGCGGAACGCCATGAACTCCTTGACATCATCACCCGCTATCACGACGGTCAGCTCCCGCTGATTGTGCCCATAACTCTTTTCAGCCACCATGTCCGCAAATACGATGTGGAATACCTGGCCCGGCAGACCTATCTCACCCCCCATCCTGCGGAACTGGCTTTGCGTAACCATGTGTAA
- the nifE gene encoding nitrogenase iron-molybdenum cofactor biosynthesis protein NifE: MPNQGFSILGQRKNAIHKTGEAPCTMSCDTKSLAGSVSQRACVFCGSRVVLYPIADALHLVHGPIGCAAYTWDIRGALSSGPELHRLSFSTDLKEKDVIFGGEKKLEAALIHLIEKYAPKAAFVYSTCIIGIIGDDVEAVCRKVEAKKGIPVRPVHSEGFKGTKKDGYKAACTALFSLFDQKALPASRPLSINILGEFNIGGEAWIIKEYYRRIGIDVISVMTGDSRVEEIMKAPEAKLNVVQCSGSMTGLAKDMEKAFGIPFIRVSYFGIEDVAKALYDVASFFEDKDLMERTKDLVREEIRAILPEIQRYKMDLQGKKAALYVGGAFKAFSLIRALDALGMEVVMAGTQTGAGDEYEELARICKPGTLIVDDANPLELSACVMEKGADLFIGGVKERPIAFKLGLGFCDHNHERKIPLAGFEGMVNFAREVHATVTSPVFRFFDR, encoded by the coding sequence ATGCCGAACCAAGGTTTTTCCATACTGGGACAGAGAAAAAACGCCATCCATAAAACGGGTGAGGCTCCCTGCACCATGAGCTGCGACACCAAAAGCCTTGCAGGTTCCGTCAGCCAGCGGGCCTGCGTCTTCTGCGGCTCCAGGGTGGTGCTCTACCCCATTGCCGATGCCCTGCATCTCGTCCACGGCCCCATAGGCTGCGCCGCCTACACCTGGGACATCCGGGGTGCCCTCTCTTCCGGGCCTGAGCTGCACCGCTTAAGCTTTTCCACTGACCTTAAGGAAAAGGACGTCATCTTCGGAGGCGAAAAAAAACTGGAGGCTGCCCTCATCCATCTCATTGAAAAATACGCACCCAAAGCCGCCTTTGTGTACAGCACCTGCATCATCGGCATCATTGGCGACGACGTGGAGGCCGTCTGCCGGAAGGTGGAGGCAAAAAAGGGCATTCCCGTCCGGCCCGTGCATTCCGAAGGCTTCAAGGGCACCAAAAAGGACGGGTACAAGGCCGCCTGCACCGCCCTCTTCTCCCTCTTCGATCAAAAGGCTCTGCCCGCATCCCGCCCCCTTTCCATCAATATTCTTGGGGAATTCAACATTGGCGGCGAAGCCTGGATCATCAAGGAATATTACCGCCGCATAGGCATAGATGTGATTTCCGTCATGACTGGAGACAGCCGGGTGGAGGAAATCATGAAGGCACCGGAGGCAAAGCTCAATGTGGTGCAGTGCTCCGGCTCCATGACCGGCCTTGCCAAAGACATGGAAAAGGCCTTTGGCATTCCCTTCATCCGGGTATCCTATTTCGGCATCGAGGATGTGGCCAAAGCCCTTTACGATGTGGCTTCCTTTTTTGAGGACAAGGACCTCATGGAGCGCACAAAGGATCTGGTACGGGAGGAAATCCGGGCCATCCTGCCGGAGATCCAGCGCTATAAAATGGATCTTCAGGGCAAAAAGGCCGCCCTCTATGTGGGCGGGGCCTTTAAGGCCTTTTCCCTGATCCGGGCGCTGGATGCTTTGGGCATGGAGGTGGTCATGGCAGGCACCCAGACGGGGGCCGGGGACGAATACGAGGAGCTTGCCCGGATCTGCAAACCCGGCACCCTCATTGTGGACGATGCCAACCCTCTGGAGCTTTCCGCCTGCGTCATGGAAAAGGGAGCGGATCTTTTCATCGGTGGTGTGAAGGAAAGACCCATTGCCTTCAAGCTTGGTCTTGGCTTCTGCGACCACAACCACGAACGGAAAATCCCGCTGGCGGGCTTTGAGGGCATGGTCAACTTCGCAAGGGAGGTACACGCCACCGTGACCAGTCCCGTGTTCCGGTTTTTTGACCGCTGA
- the nifD gene encoding nitrogenase molybdenum-iron protein alpha chain codes for MSDEKNTAAKLEKIKAEILAKYPTKVARKRAKQILVNRSDTNGKMPEVGANVRTVPGIITQRGCSYAGCKGVVLGPTRDIVNITHGPVGCAYYSWLTRRNQTRPESDTDENFMNYCFTTDMQDEHIVFGGEKKLKQAIQEAFDLFHPKAISVFSTCPVGLIGDDVHAVAREMKEKLGINVFAFSCEGYKGVSQSAGHHIANNGIFTHVVGLNDTIGKGKFRINLLGEYNIGGDSFEIERILDACGISLVSTYSGNSSIDHFANSHTADLNAIMCHRSINYMAEMMETKFGIPWIKVNFIGAESTAKSLRKIAQYFEDEELKAKVEEVIAAEMPAVMASLEKAKPRCEGKRAMLFVGGSRAHHYQDLFGELGMETLAAGYEFGHRDDYEGRKVLPSIKIDADSRNIEELHITPDAKRYDPRKDEESLKKLENEGIDFREYGGMMPDMKENTLVIDDISQFETEKLIEIFKPDIFCAGIKEKYAIQKSGIPMKQLHSYDSGGPYAGFKGAINFYGEIERMVNAKVWSFITPPWAAEPELSANYAWVA; via the coding sequence ATGAGCGACGAAAAAAATACGGCTGCAAAGCTGGAAAAGATAAAAGCCGAGATCCTCGCCAAGTATCCCACCAAGGTGGCCCGGAAACGGGCAAAACAGATTCTGGTGAACCGCAGTGACACAAACGGCAAAATGCCGGAAGTGGGCGCCAATGTGCGCACCGTTCCGGGCATCATCACCCAGAGGGGATGCTCCTATGCCGGATGCAAGGGCGTTGTGCTGGGGCCCACACGGGACATCGTGAACATCACCCATGGGCCTGTGGGCTGCGCCTACTATTCCTGGCTCACCCGCCGCAACCAGACCCGACCCGAATCCGATACCGATGAAAACTTCATGAATTATTGCTTCACCACGGACATGCAGGATGAACACATTGTTTTCGGGGGAGAAAAAAAGCTGAAACAGGCCATTCAGGAGGCCTTTGATCTCTTTCATCCAAAAGCCATCTCCGTTTTTTCCACCTGTCCCGTGGGTCTCATCGGAGACGATGTTCACGCCGTGGCCCGTGAAATGAAAGAAAAGCTCGGCATCAATGTCTTTGCCTTCAGCTGCGAGGGCTACAAGGGCGTCAGCCAGTCCGCAGGGCATCATATCGCCAACAACGGCATTTTCACCCATGTGGTGGGGCTGAACGACACCATAGGCAAAGGAAAGTTCCGCATCAATCTTCTGGGGGAATACAACATCGGCGGCGATTCTTTTGAGATCGAACGGATTCTCGATGCCTGCGGCATCAGCCTTGTCTCCACCTATTCGGGGAACTCGTCCATTGATCACTTCGCCAACTCCCACACGGCGGACCTCAATGCCATCATGTGCCACCGCTCCATCAACTACATGGCGGAGATGATGGAAACCAAGTTCGGGATTCCCTGGATCAAGGTGAATTTCATCGGTGCGGAATCCACGGCCAAGTCATTGCGTAAAATCGCCCAGTATTTTGAGGATGAGGAGCTGAAGGCAAAGGTGGAAGAAGTAATTGCTGCGGAAATGCCAGCGGTGATGGCATCTTTAGAAAAAGCAAAGCCCCGGTGTGAGGGCAAGCGGGCCATGCTCTTTGTGGGCGGTTCCCGTGCCCATCATTATCAGGATCTTTTCGGTGAGCTGGGCATGGAAACCCTTGCAGCGGGCTATGAGTTCGGCCACAGGGACGACTACGAAGGCCGCAAGGTTCTGCCCAGCATCAAAATCGATGCGGATTCCCGTAATATTGAAGAACTGCACATCACGCCGGATGCAAAGCGCTACGACCCCCGAAAGGATGAGGAAAGCCTCAAAAAACTGGAAAACGAGGGGATAGATTTTCGTGAATACGGGGGCATGATGCCGGATATGAAAGAAAACACCCTGGTCATTGATGACATCAGCCAGTTTGAGACGGAAAAGCTCATCGAAATCTTCAAGCCGGACATCTTCTGCGCGGGCATCAAGGAAAAATACGCCATCCAGAAGAGCGGCATTCCCATGAAACAGCTCCATTCCTACGACTCCGGCGGACCCTATGCAGGCTTTAAGGGAGCCATCAATTTCTATGGGGAAATCGAGCGCATGGTGAACGCCAAGGTCTGGTCCTTTATCACGCCTCCATGGGCCGCTGAACCTGAACTCTCCGCCAACTACGCCTGGGTTGCCTGA
- a CDS encoding ammonium transporter, which produces MRWFIPTSLILTLAAPALAGDSAPHPITNAEAIALVQEHANFLWTLIAACLVFFMQAGFSLVEAGFTRAKNAINIIMKNLMDFSIGSLAFWAIGFGLMFGHSLGGFVGTSGFFLSDFTGEGEEWTLAFWMFQVVFAATAATIVSGAMAERTKFTGYICYSIAITAFIYPVFGSWAWGSLHNGSGWLENLGFIDFAGSTVVHSVGGWAALAGAIVLGPRLGKYAANGSIRPILGHNIPLAGLGVFILWLGWFGFNAGSTTTADKSIALIFVNTNLAAAAGAVTAMIVSWIRFGKPEVSMSLNGVLAGLVGITAGCANVGPASAIIIGAVSGGIVVSSVLFFEKIRIDDPVGAISVHGVCGAWGTLAAGLFNTGGTTLTIIGVQLLGIIACFLWVFPMAWLMFKLVDHFVGLRVSPEEEMEGLDFSEHGGNAYPDFRASGSGMSFDGGKDSGEKTPATASATALAQS; this is translated from the coding sequence ATGCGCTGGTTTATTCCCACATCCCTGATCCTTACACTGGCAGCCCCGGCCCTTGCCGGAGATTCCGCTCCCCATCCCATCACCAATGCCGAGGCCATTGCCCTTGTGCAGGAACACGCAAATTTTCTCTGGACCCTCATTGCCGCCTGCCTCGTCTTTTTTATGCAGGCCGGTTTTTCACTGGTGGAAGCCGGCTTCACCCGGGCGAAAAACGCAATCAATATTATCATGAAAAACCTCATGGATTTTTCCATCGGTTCCCTTGCCTTCTGGGCCATAGGATTCGGACTCATGTTCGGCCACAGTCTGGGCGGTTTTGTGGGTACATCGGGATTTTTCCTCTCGGATTTTACCGGTGAGGGAGAAGAGTGGACCCTGGCCTTCTGGATGTTCCAGGTGGTCTTTGCCGCCACAGCAGCCACCATTGTTTCAGGCGCCATGGCTGAAAGAACTAAATTCACAGGTTATATCTGCTATTCAATAGCCATAACCGCCTTTATTTACCCTGTTTTCGGGTCCTGGGCCTGGGGTTCCCTGCACAATGGGAGCGGATGGCTGGAAAATCTCGGTTTCATAGACTTTGCAGGCTCAACCGTAGTGCATTCCGTCGGCGGATGGGCAGCCCTGGCAGGAGCCATCGTCCTTGGACCAAGGCTTGGTAAATATGCCGCCAATGGCAGCATCCGTCCCATACTCGGCCACAACATCCCCCTTGCAGGCCTTGGTGTTTTCATCCTCTGGCTGGGATGGTTCGGATTCAACGCAGGGTCAACCACCACGGCGGACAAAAGCATTGCCCTCATCTTTGTCAACACCAACCTTGCTGCCGCAGCAGGTGCCGTAACCGCCATGATTGTATCCTGGATACGCTTTGGGAAACCTGAGGTCAGCATGAGTCTTAACGGTGTGCTGGCAGGACTTGTGGGTATCACCGCAGGCTGCGCCAATGTAGGCCCTGCTTCGGCCATCATAATCGGCGCTGTGTCCGGTGGCATAGTGGTATCATCTGTTCTCTTCTTTGAAAAAATCCGCATTGATGATCCAGTTGGTGCCATCTCCGTCCATGGGGTATGCGGCGCCTGGGGAACCCTTGCCGCAGGACTCTTCAACACCGGCGGCACCACCCTGACCATTATCGGGGTACAGCTTCTCGGAATCATCGCCTGCTTTTTATGGGTTTTCCCCATGGCATGGCTCATGTTCAAGCTTGTGGATCATTTCGTAGGCCTGAGAGTAAGCCCGGAAGAAGAGATGGAAGGCCTCGATTTCAGCGAACATGGAGGCAATGCCTACCCGGATTTCAGGGCCAGCGGATCAGGCATGTCCTTTGATGGTGGCAAGGATTCCGGAGAAAAAACCCCTGCAACAGCTTCCGCAACAGCCTTGGCACAAAGCTGA
- a CDS encoding P-II family nitrogen regulator, whose translation MKEIIAIVRMNRMNQTKRALVEAGITSMTAKEVLGRGKGIVDLSLLKGAEKGYEEAITQLGDSSRLIPKRMISIVVPDGLVEKVVSTLMGVNRTGKSGDGKIFVLQARESIRIRTGERGEAVLDEV comes from the coding sequence ATGAAAGAAATCATTGCCATCGTTCGCATGAACCGCATGAACCAGACCAAAAGGGCGTTGGTGGAGGCGGGCATCACCTCCATGACCGCTAAGGAAGTGCTGGGCCGGGGCAAAGGGATTGTGGATCTCTCCCTGCTCAAAGGAGCGGAAAAGGGTTACGAGGAAGCCATTACCCAGCTGGGAGATTCCAGCCGCCTCATCCCCAAACGCATGATCTCCATTGTGGTGCCGGACGGCCTTGTGGAAAAGGTGGTTTCCACCCTGATGGGTGTCAACCGCACGGGAAAATCCGGAGATGGCAAAATCTTTGTCCTTCAGGCCAGAGAATCCATCCGTATCCGCACAGGTGAACGGGGAGAAGCCGTACTGGATGAGGTGTAA
- the nifK gene encoding nitrogenase molybdenum-iron protein subunit beta, with product MLLRHTSAEPVERTGLMINPAKTCQPIGAMYAALGLHGCLPHSHGSQGCCAYHRSALTRHYREPVMAATSSFTEGASVFGGQANLLQAIDNIFTVYEPDIIAVHTTCLSETIGDDLNQIAIKARDEGKIPEGKFVIHASTPSYVGSHVTGFANMVQGMVKAFSESTGKKNETLNIIPGYVEPSDMEEVKRMAGLMGLKTIVFPDTSNVLNAPQTGKFRMYPKGGVTIAEMKATGDSKATIALGPLASDLAARKLDAQCKVPCHTQELPIGLQATDRFVDTLRKVGGVSVPESIAVERGKLLDVMTDMQAWFYQKRVALFGDPDSLVSLVEFLVALDMHPVHVVTGTPGKAFEQKIRDLTAHLPVPVNVKAHGDLFLLHQWIKKEPVDLLMGNTYGKYMARDEDLPFVRFGFPIFDRVGHSYFPTVGYMGGIRLMEKILDALLDRKDRDSPEESFELVI from the coding sequence ATGCTCCTCCGTCATACATCCGCAGAACCCGTGGAACGCACGGGACTCATGATCAACCCGGCCAAGACCTGTCAGCCCATCGGGGCCATGTATGCGGCACTGGGCCTCCACGGCTGCCTGCCCCACAGCCACGGTTCCCAGGGCTGCTGCGCCTATCACCGCTCCGCCCTCACCCGCCACTACAGAGAGCCCGTGATGGCGGCCACCAGTTCCTTCACCGAAGGCGCTTCCGTCTTCGGCGGACAGGCCAACCTGCTCCAGGCCATCGACAACATCTTCACGGTCTATGAGCCCGATATCATTGCCGTACACACCACCTGCCTTTCAGAGACCATTGGCGATGACCTCAATCAGATCGCCATCAAGGCCAGAGACGAAGGCAAAATCCCTGAGGGGAAATTCGTGATCCATGCCTCCACCCCCAGCTATGTGGGTTCTCATGTCACGGGTTTTGCCAACATGGTGCAGGGCATGGTAAAGGCCTTTTCCGAATCCACGGGCAAAAAAAATGAAACCCTCAATATCATTCCCGGATACGTGGAACCTTCGGACATGGAAGAAGTCAAGCGCATGGCAGGTCTCATGGGCCTGAAAACCATCGTCTTTCCCGATACCTCCAATGTGCTGAATGCACCCCAGACGGGAAAATTCCGCATGTATCCCAAGGGCGGCGTGACGATTGCAGAAATGAAGGCTACGGGAGACAGCAAGGCCACCATCGCCCTCGGACCTCTGGCCTCGGATCTGGCGGCCCGCAAGCTGGATGCCCAGTGCAAGGTACCCTGCCATACGCAGGAATTGCCCATCGGTCTTCAGGCCACGGACCGCTTTGTGGACACCCTGAGGAAAGTGGGCGGTGTCAGTGTTCCGGAAAGCATTGCCGTGGAAAGGGGAAAACTCCTTGATGTGATGACGGACATGCAGGCCTGGTTCTACCAGAAACGGGTGGCCCTTTTCGGCGATCCGGACTCCCTCGTCTCTCTGGTGGAGTTTCTGGTGGCCTTGGACATGCACCCCGTCCATGTGGTGACGGGTACACCGGGCAAGGCCTTTGAACAGAAAATCCGGGATCTGACCGCCCATCTTCCCGTGCCCGTAAACGTCAAGGCCCATGGTGATCTCTTCCTTCTCCACCAATGGATTAAGAAGGAGCCGGTGGATCTGCTCATGGGCAACACCTACGGCAAATACATGGCAAGGGATGAGGATCTGCCCTTTGTGCGCTTCGGCTTTCCCATCTTTGACCGGGTAGGCCACAGCTATTTTCCAACGGTGGGCTACATGGGCGGCATCCGGCTCATGGAAAAGATTCTGGATGCCCTTCTGGATCGCAAGGACCGGGACAGCCCGGAAGAATCCTTTGAGCTGGTGATCTGA
- a CDS encoding P-II family nitrogen regulator codes for MHLIKAIVRPERSDRILSDLMEAGFPAVTKFSVVGRGKQRGIKIGDITYDELQKDLLFTVVKDADCEYVIRTIMKAARSGDKGAFGDGKIFVTPVVEAYTISSGIKESPDGGLEEVQV; via the coding sequence ATGCACCTCATTAAAGCCATTGTCCGGCCTGAACGCAGCGACCGTATTCTCTCCGACCTCATGGAAGCGGGCTTTCCCGCAGTAACCAAGTTCTCCGTGGTGGGACGCGGCAAGCAGCGGGGCATCAAGATCGGCGACATCACCTACGATGAACTTCAAAAAGACCTGCTCTTTACGGTGGTGAAGGATGCGGACTGTGAATACGTGATCCGCACCATCATGAAGGCGGCCCGCAGCGGCGACAAAGGGGCCTTTGGAGACGGCAAGATCTTTGTCACCCCCGTTGTCGAAGCCTATACCATCAGCTCCGGCATCAAGGAAAGCCCCGACGGCGGGCTGGAGGAGGTGCAGGTATGA
- a CDS encoding nitrogenase component 1 produces the protein MFNSEEIMKPVTENACSLCAPLGAALAFKGVEGCVPLLHGSQGCATYIRRYMISHFKEPVDIASSNFHEDTAIFGGGANLRMAIDNILRQYKPKIIGIASTCLSETIGDDVPMMLKEIRKANPDYPPLIFASTPSYSGSHEEGYWKSLSALVDQLLPEGPSDMAGKRNDLLPLFTAALSPADQRHIKDLVGLMGLFPCLVPDSSETLDGGKWEEYETLPRGGVSLESLQNMIEAKAGLHLGAASALREISPLKILGRKSGLTPHFQGLPVGIRATDRFLALLQDLSGQAIPKMLLEERSRLIDAYVDSHKILSGLKAMVFGDEDLVAALVPFLAEIGVKTLVAASGSRSGHLKKALESLLSKEEQEGMQVVEGADYATLEKLAEENPPDFFMGSSKGYAMARKTKTPLIRVGFPIHDRVGGPSIRILGYGGARELFERICNGILEVRQEATGVGFSYL, from the coding sequence ATGTTCAATTCCGAAGAAATCATGAAACCCGTCACGGAAAACGCATGCAGCCTCTGCGCCCCCCTTGGGGCGGCCCTGGCCTTCAAGGGTGTGGAAGGCTGCGTTCCCCTGCTCCACGGTTCCCAGGGCTGCGCCACCTACATCCGGCGCTACATGATCAGCCATTTCAAAGAACCCGTGGACATCGCCTCCTCCAATTTTCATGAAGACACGGCCATCTTCGGCGGCGGGGCCAACCTGCGCATGGCCATCGACAATATCCTGCGCCAGTACAAACCCAAAATCATTGGCATTGCCTCCACCTGCCTTTCGGAAACCATTGGCGACGATGTGCCCATGATGCTGAAGGAAATCCGGAAAGCCAACCCGGATTATCCGCCCCTCATCTTTGCCTCCACCCCCAGTTACAGCGGCAGTCATGAGGAAGGCTACTGGAAAAGCCTTTCCGCCCTCGTGGATCAGCTTCTTCCGGAAGGCCCTTCGGACATGGCCGGAAAAAGAAATGATCTTCTGCCCCTTTTCACCGCAGCACTCTCCCCTGCGGATCAGCGCCATATCAAGGATCTTGTGGGTCTCATGGGCCTTTTTCCCTGCCTTGTGCCGGACAGTTCAGAGACCCTGGATGGCGGCAAGTGGGAGGAATACGAGACCCTGCCCCGTGGCGGTGTATCGCTAGAGAGTTTGCAGAACATGATCGAGGCGAAAGCGGGCCTGCATCTGGGGGCCGCATCCGCCTTGCGGGAGATCTCGCCCTTAAAAATCCTTGGCAGAAAATCCGGCCTTACGCCGCATTTTCAGGGGCTTCCCGTGGGCATCCGGGCCACGGACCGCTTCCTTGCCCTTCTTCAGGATCTCAGCGGGCAGGCCATTCCCAAAATGCTGCTGGAAGAACGCTCCCGGCTCATTGATGCCTATGTGGACAGCCATAAAATTCTCTCCGGTCTCAAGGCCATGGTCTTTGGGGATGAGGATCTGGTGGCAGCCCTTGTGCCCTTTCTTGCGGAAATCGGCGTGAAAACCCTTGTGGCCGCATCCGGAAGCCGCTCCGGTCATCTGAAAAAAGCGCTGGAAAGCCTTCTTTCCAAAGAGGAACAGGAAGGAATGCAGGTGGTGGAAGGTGCCGATTACGCCACCCTGGAAAAGCTTGCCGAAGAAAATCCGCCGGACTTTTTCATGGGTTCCAGCAAGGGCTACGCCATGGCGAGAAAAACAAAAACGCCGCTTATCCGAGTGGGTTTTCCCATTCACGACCGTGTGGGCGGCCCCTCCATCCGCATACTGGGTTATGGCGGCGCACGGGAACTTTTTGAGCGCATCTGCAACGGCATTCTCGAAGTGCGACAGGAGGC
- a CDS encoding BFD-like (2Fe-2S) protein, which produces MNFRFFSKPAFSDEDLVCHCFAYTRRQIEEDYALHGRSLIYEKILREKQSGGCDCASKNPLGR; this is translated from the coding sequence ATGAATTTCCGGTTTTTTTCTAAGCCCGCGTTTAGTGATGAAGATCTGGTCTGCCACTGTTTTGCCTATACCCGAAGACAGATTGAAGAGGATTATGCCCTCCATGGACGATCCCTCATTTACGAAAAAATTCTCCGGGAAAAACAATCCGGCGGGTGCGACTGCGCCAGTAAAAATCCCTTAGGCCGGTGA
- the nifH gene encoding nitrogenase iron protein: protein MRKIAIYGKGGIGKSTTTQNTVAGLAEMGNKVMVVGCDPKADSTRLLLGGLVQRTVLDTLREEGEDVTLDDVQKDGFCNTVCTESGGPEPGVGCAGRGIITSINLLEQLGAYADSRNLDYVFYDVLGDVVCGGFAMPIREGKAEEIYIVVSGEMMAMYAANNICKGIVKFAEAGTVRLGGLICNSRNVDNEKEMIEELAKRLGTKMIHFVPRDNVVQRAEINRKTVIEFEPANDQAEEYRSLAKKIAGNEMRIVPTPLAIEELEQLLMDYGLAG, encoded by the coding sequence ATGCGTAAGATCGCTATCTATGGCAAAGGCGGCATCGGAAAATCCACCACCACCCAGAACACCGTGGCCGGACTTGCGGAAATGGGCAACAAGGTCATGGTGGTGGGCTGCGATCCCAAGGCAGACTCCACCCGCCTTCTCCTCGGAGGGCTGGTACAGCGCACCGTGCTGGACACCCTGAGGGAAGAAGGGGAAGACGTGACCCTGGATGATGTTCAGAAAGACGGATTCTGCAACACGGTCTGCACGGAATCCGGCGGGCCGGAACCCGGCGTGGGCTGTGCGGGCCGGGGCATCATCACCTCCATCAACCTTCTCGAACAGCTGGGAGCCTATGCGGACAGCCGGAACCTTGATTATGTCTTTTACGATGTTCTAGGTGACGTGGTTTGCGGTGGTTTTGCCATGCCCATCCGGGAAGGAAAAGCCGAGGAAATCTACATCGTGGTTTCCGGAGAAATGATGGCCATGTATGCGGCCAACAACATCTGTAAAGGTATTGTGAAGTTTGCGGAAGCCGGTACGGTTCGTCTTGGGGGACTGATCTGCAACAGCCGGAACGTGGACAATGAAAAGGAAATGATTGAGGAGCTGGCCAAGCGTCTCGGAACCAAAATGATCCACTTTGTTCCCCGTGACAATGTGGTGCAACGGGCGGAAATCAACCGCAAAACCGTGATCGAGTTTGAGCCTGCCAATGACCAGGCCGAAGAATATCGTAGCCTTGCCAAAAAAATTGCAGGGAACGAAATGCGCATCGTTCCAACCCCTCTGGCCATTGAAGAGCTGGAGCAGCTCCTCATGGACTACGGACTTGCCGGTTAA